AGGCCTTGGGAATGGCTAGAACTAAACTTATAAGCTACAATCGGACGCTGATTTGCAATTGTTGAAGCCTTTATGATCAAGAAATCGAATGACAAGTTTCGCAGAAAAAAAAAAGTGAGGTAAAAGTAAAATGGATGGATTGTTATCTTTACCTTCTATAGAAGCTCATGAATAGTGAAaggatacatgtagtgtattatttCATACAATTGTTACTCTTTTAGCTTATATTCTTATATATTCCTACTACATATCAAGTATGTTTATGTTACAGATTCTTCTTTCTTGATTATTTTAATTGCAAGTAATTATTCCGTATCAGAATGATTTATATTGTCATTATTGCACGCATGGCAAAGGTTCAAGCTTCATGAAATGCTCACTACCCGAAAAAAATTAACAAACAAGTGCGCTTGATTCAATGCACTAAAGGGGGGATAAAGGCAATTAACGAAACCATGTTGCCCATCAGTAAAATGCATAATTTTATATATGCTGCCCTAAATTACATATGCGTAAAAGGAAAATGATGACTGGGCTATCTTGATACCTTGCTTCATCAACACCGTATTGACCCTCTTTGATTATAAAACATGGTCAGATCATGATTTTAGTTGCAGATGCCTTTAGGTCCTTCTCAGTGGTTTTAACTGCATGACAAAGAGTAAAAGCATAAGATGTTACACAATACAAATCCCACTCTTATTTGGGTAAATCTCAAAGTTTAATGACCTATTTGCATTTGGTCACCATTAAGATACAGAACTAACATAATTCACAAAATTGTCCTTTCATAATTCATAGTAACACTTCTATAGTTCTATACCCAACAGCGATTAGACAATCCAAAACTTGACTTGCTACATATAAATCTAACGTCATCATTGTCTACATTATTCAAATCTTTATTAATAAGTCGAAGATCTAACTTTTTGTCAAATAGATTAATCACTTTTACTCAATAGGGATTATACCCTTTCCTCTATATATATCTTAAACTAAATGAGCACTTTAACTACAAGGGATTCCCTGCATCACAAGCTATAAGGATGTGTACATTTGGGTCATAATGAGCTATAACTTACACGGTGAACGAGTAAACAGTTCTTACTAGTTCTACTTGCTTCTTAAAAACATTGCAGCAATCAGCTAATCACCTAAATTTCACTTAGAGATGTTTAGATGGGCATTTTCAAAGTGATTAACTGCTTATGGTAATTTAACTAATTATAATCAAATATTCAAAACATCAGTGTTCGTACAAGTCTAAACCTCATCATTTcaattttaaactaattatattgGTCCTAAATAATAATCACAAGATTAAAACCACAATCATTTTATACAAACCCAAAACAGAATTTCAACTAACATCCATACATCAGCTTGAATCACAAAACGAAACAGCCATAAAATAACAGATTATTTTGCTTACACAAATGGAATTCATAAGACTAACCGGCTTCAGAAACTGTGGGAACTTCACCGTAAATGGATTTAAGTTTAGAAAGTGAAACAACAGGTTTCTTATCAGATTCAGCATCAGCATAGAGTTTTTGTCTCCAATTCCAGATAGTTTGTCTCAATGATTTGTTTGATTTCACAAGTGAATCCCTTTGTGATTCTAGGGTTTCAATTTGTCTTTGTTGGTTAAACGATCTAAAGGTCAACCCTGCGAATGCACTCAACAAGAACGCGTTGATTACTGTGTTGTTGCTTGCTGCTTTGTTGGCTAATTCAATTGCTTTTGTAGCTAATTCCATTTTCGCTCAATTTTGTGGAGTCTATCAGTGACACTTTGTTCTAGAGAATTTTTAGGgagaaaagagtgaaatgaagaggaACTAGTTTAGCgaccgtgaattcacgggtttgaTTAAAAAAAAACTGTGATAAATTGCTACCTTAATCTATAATCTATAGAAAATAGTTCTATTAAAAACTAATGTGATTAATATTATAGCACAACAATATATCTATTAAAAATAGTTCTCAGTTGTTTCAGTTGATACTTTGACATTCAGTTCCTTAGTGTAGTTTATACATTCATTAGTTGTTTCAATTGATACTCTGACATTCAGTTCCTTACTGTACTTCATGTATTCATTACTGTAGCTCATACATAGATATAGTTGCATTATATTGATATACACGTAAATAAAATGTTTCAGATGTCCGGTAAAAGTGTTGGTGTTAACTTCTCCTACTTAATTCGAAAGAATAATAACAACGGATGCTTACAAATTTCATACACAATTGATGTTAAACCAAACacaatttataaaagttatatttcATTTAAGCATTTCATCAAACAGATAATATGCAAGAAACAAATAATCATTACATATGAGTAAAAAAAACATTCGAAGCAGATGCAAACCTTATACAATTATACTACACGAAGTAAAAAGAAATCCAAGAGATACTGAAACGGAAAATCTCAAATTCAAAATCTCTGATTGAATTTCTATAATTGAATTATAAAAATTCAAAAATACTAATGGAACACCACATATATGTTTACGTTTAACAACTGTAGAATATATAAATAAAACCATAAACTTAcaaaatattaatattgaaaatttgaAACAGTACCCAAATTCAGTGCCGCATCCTTTAACGACCATGTAACCTTAACATTACAAATTACAGAATAATTTATATAAAGTGAAAATTTTCTAACATTAAGAAGATATTACCTGTAACCATAAAGTGAAAGCAGACATGCTaatggttttataaaaaaaattgcatAAGCGTATCACAACAATTAACAAATTTTGTTAATAACCAATGAAACccatgtaagggtgcaaaccaaagtcccacatcggtcatgggataaaacaaatgtatgtatataagtctaaggggaag
The window above is part of the Rutidosis leptorrhynchoides isolate AG116_Rl617_1_P2 chromosome 1, CSIRO_AGI_Rlap_v1, whole genome shotgun sequence genome. Proteins encoded here:
- the LOC139875464 gene encoding uncharacterized protein, encoding MELATKAIELANKAASNNTVINAFLLSAFAGLTFRSFNQQRQIETLESQRDSLVKSNKSLRQTIWNWRQKLYADAESDKKPVVSLSKLKSIYGEVPTVSEAVKTTEKDLKASATKIMI